Genomic DNA from Buchnera aphidicola (Hyperomyzus lactucae):
GAAGATGACATTTTAGATAAAGCTTGGGGTCTTGAATCTGAAAGTCGTTTAAGCTGCCAAGCAATTATTGGGAAATTGGATATTGAGGTAGAAATTCCTTTATATAGTGTAAACTATGTAAGAGAAAATTAATTAAATATTGTTTTATATAGTGAAGATAAATATTCAACTTGAGTACCATGTATAGTAAATAGTAGGCGGATTAGAACGACCTAAATGTGTATATTTTAATCTTATTCGACGTCGGTGTACAATTTATGAGGAGTAGTCTGAAAAAACGATGATATTTTAGATAAAGCTTGGGGTCTCGAATCTGAAACTCGTTGAGTTGCCAAGCAATTATTGGGAAATTTGATATTGAGGTAGAAATTTCTTTATATAGTACAAATCATGTTAGAGAAAATTAATTTTTTATTTTTTTTGAATAAGGATTTAGGTTTTCTTTGAATTGTATTTGAATAGGTGTACCTTTGATTTTTAAATAATCATAAAAAAAATTAATTAAATATCGTTTATATGGTGAAGATAAATATTTAACTTGAGTACCATGTATAATAATAGTAGGTGGATTAGAACGACCCAAATGTGCATATTTTAATTTTATTCGACGTCGGTGTACAATAAGGTAGTTGATGTTTTTTAATTGCTATATGCATCGTTTTTGTAAGTATAGAAGTACTAATTTTCTTTTTAGATTCTTCGTAAGATTCATCAACAGATCGAAATAATTGAAATATTCCCTTTTTATATAATACTGATGTAAAATGTACTTTTGAAAAAGAAAGAAATTTTAAATCATTTTAAATTGATTCTTTTATTTTTTTCTTTTCTAAGGCATTTAATTTATCTGCTTTATTAATTACGATAACGATCCCTTTTCCGGTATTGATGATAAAATCAGCCAAGGATAAATCTTGATTACATATATCAATACTTGCATCTATTATCAGTAATACAACATTTGTTTTTTCCATTTTTGCAATGTTTTAATTATTGAGAATTTTCGATATTATTCATCTTTTTCTTTTTTTTAAATACTTTTTCTATATTAATCAATATATAATTTTTGGAATTATATTAAACAGATGTCGCTATACTGTCTAATGTTGTTCCTAATATATTGCATATAATTATCTTTTTTTCTTTTAAAAGACTATTTATTAACGTTGATTTTCGAACATTTTTTCTACCAATAATAGCGACTTTTATCGGTTTTTTTTTCGATTCTTGGTTATTATAGTTTGTTTTTTTTGTATTTTTATTTTTAATTTCTAGAGCTATCCAAGGTGTTAGATATTCATTAATAAGAGTATTAATACCTCGATTATGACTAGCAGATACTTTTTTTATTTTTTTAAATCCTAGTGAGTAGAATTCATTGAATTTATAAATATCTTGTATACCATCTATTTTATTAATTATTAGGATAGTTTTTTTTTGATACGTTCTAATTTTTTTAGAGATTTCAAACTCTTGTGGCATTAGTCCTTTGTGAGCATCTACTATAAATAAAATTAAGTCTGCTTCTTTAATAGCAATTAATGTTTGTTGATGTGCTTTTTCTTCAATCTCATTTCTTTTTATATCCAAACCCGCTGTATCAATTAAAATTGATTTTTGATTGGATTCAAATTCGCAATAACCATATTGTCTATCTCTAGTAATACCTGGATAGTTTGCAACTAATGCGTTTCTAGTTTTTGTTAAAATATTAAATAAAGTAGATTTCCCTACATTAGTACGACCGATTAGTACGATAATAGGTATCATTTTACATATACGCTCTGATTTTAAATAATTTTGATATTAACAGAATAGAATAAAAATTTTTAAGTTTTTTGAATTTTGCATTTATTTTTTTATTCATTTAATTCGGCAATTTTTATATTGATAATTTCTTTAGATGCATTAGAATTTTCTATAGATAAACTTTTTCTCCAAGCTTTGATAGCTTCTTTTTTATTTTTTTCATTAATAAAAATATCTCCTTTCATATTTTCGATTATATTGTCCCAATTATGATTTTTAATATTTTCTAAAATATTTAATGCATCTTTATTTTCTGAATTTTGCATTTTTATTTTTGCCATTCTTAGTTTTAAAATATTTTTTAAATTTTCTTCTTTTGTGTATTTTAAACTATTGTTTAATTGAAGGAATGCTTTATTAAGTGTACCTTCTAAAGTATATTTTTTTGCTAGATATAAAGCGGTCAAAGTTCCATAAATGTTTTGATTTTTAATAATAAAATGTTCTGCTTCAATTAAATTTTTAGAGTTTTTTTTATTTA
This window encodes:
- a CDS encoding GTPase encodes the protein MIPIIVLIGRTNVGKSTLFNILTKTRNALVANYPGITRDRQYGYCEFESNQKSILIDTAGLDIKRNEIEEKAHQQTLIAIKEADLILFIVDAHKGLMPQEFEISKKIRTYQKKTILIINKIDGIQDIYKFNEFYSLGFKKIKKVSASHNRGINTLINEYLTPWIALEIKNKNTKKTNYNNQESKKKPIKVAIIGRKNVRKSTLINSLLKEKKIIICNILGTTLDSIATSV
- a CDS encoding YfgM family protein, producing the protein MFNLLKKNVLFFISLFLVLIVFLFYLQYPFRAQKENLDSSEYKKIIKKINKKNSKNLIEAEHFIIKNQNIYGTLTALYLAKKYTLEGTLNKAFLQLNNSLKYTKEENLKNILKLRMAKIKMQNSENKDALNILENIKNHNWDNIIENMKGDIFINEKNKKEAIKAWRKSLSIENSNASKEIINIKIAELNE